TCCAGAAAGCCGCCGCGCGCCGAAAGATAGCGCCGCGCGGCGCTATGACGATGGTCTGGCGCGCAGCCCGGCAGATGCTGCAACAGCGCATGGACCAGACGGCCGTTCAGCAGACGTTCCGCTTCGCCTCGGCGCGCAGCCACGCCGTCCGCGCCAGTGGCGATGAGATCCGCGCCCGCGAACGCGCTCGAGGGACGCAGCGGCGGCGTCGACGTAACTTCAGGCCGCGCCTTGGTCTTGGCGAAGGCCGGAACGTCCACGGCGGCGGCCGGCGGCGCTCTACTCGAAAGATCGAAGCGCGGCGGAACCGCGCCGCGGCGCAGAATCGTCGCTGTCGCATCTAGCGGGTCGGGCAAAGTCTCGCAGCTCGATTCGAGCGCGTCGCGTATGGCGTCATACCAGCAGCCGTCGGCGCGACCGCTGACGCCATGAGCGCCGCAAATATACAGCCGCTCCTCGGCGCGGGTCAGCGCGACATAGAGTAGGCGCTGACTTTCATCGCGCTCGCCGCGCCGATGCGCCTCACGCTCCTGCTGGAGGGCGATCGGGTCGCTGTCCTTGCCGATCGACCAGAGGAGAGCCGCATCGTCAGCCTCGCCGAGCGCGTAGAGCTTCGGATCGTGCTTGCCGGCGGGCGCCCCGCAGGTGTCGGGCAGAAAAACGATCTTCGCCTCCAGACCTTTCGCCGCATGAGCGGTCATCACCCGCACCGCGCCGCCGGCCGATTCCATATCGCGCTTGATCGAAAGATCGAGCGACTCGGCCATCGCCAGAAAGGCCGTCAGCGACGGCGGCTGTTCGCGCTCGAAACTCGCGGCGAGCTTTAAGAATTCGTCGATCGCGTCCTCGGCTTCGCCGCCCAGTCTCGCGATGAGCTGCGCGCGCCCGCCCTCAGGACCGAGAACGCTGCTGTAAAAATCGAACGGCGCCAGAGCCGCAGCATCGCGTCGCAAGCGTCGCAGCCACGCCGCGGCTTCCCGACAGCGCGCGTCTTCGGACTGCTCAAGCGCTTCGATCAGTGACGCGCGACGGCCTGGCGCGAGCGCGATGAGATCGTCGTCGTCGAAGCCGAAGAACGGCGACTTCAGGACGCACGCCAGCGTCAAATCGTCTTGCGGCAACAGCGCGGCGCGTCCAAGCGCGATGAGATCGTGGACGGCGATGTGGTCGGCGAGATTGAGCCGGTCGGCGCCGGCCACGGGAACATGTTCGTTTTTCAGAGCGCGAATGATCGCCTCGAAGAGCGGACCACGCTTGCGCACGAGAACCAATATGTCGCCGGCCTCGACGGGTCGCAGCCCGCCGCCGTCTTCGACGCATTCGCCATTGTGAGGCGCGAGCAGCGCCTTGACCTTGCGCGCCAGTCTTTCCGCGAGACGCTCATTGGGGTCGCTCGCGTCGACATAGTCGAGCGGCAGGCGCCAATCGCTCTGATCCTGCGCTTTTTCCGCGCCGATCGGCTCCCAGATTTCGATGAGCGCCGCGACATCGGATTTCCACGCCTCGTGCCTTGGCGCCGGCTCCTGCGGATCGCTGCACAGGCCGAGCCGATTTTCTTCGATCGCGAAAATATCGTCGACCGCTTGCAAGACGCCGGGCGAAGAGCGGAAAGATTGCGTGAGCGTCACCAATTCGAAGCGGCGTTCGACGCCTTCGAATCTTCGGCCAAACTCGCGCCGCATCTCGTCGAATCTTTCGGGCGCCGCGCCTTGAAAGGAAAAGATCGATTGCTTCTCGTCGCCGACAGCAAAAAAACTGCGCGGCGGACCGCCCTTGGCTTCGCGCGCGCCGGCGCCTGCGCAAAATTCGTCAGCGATCGCCGCCAATATGTCCCACTGCGCCGGACTCGTATCCTGCGCCTCATCGAGCAGGATGTGGTCAATCTGCGCGTCGAGCTTATAGAGCACCCAGGATGGGCTCGAACGATGAAGCAGCCGGCGCGCGCCCTCGATCAGATCGCCATAGTCGAGCAGTCCCCGACGTCTCTTGGCATGCTCATATTCGCCAAGAATAGCGTCGCCGAGAACATGCAGCGCCAGCGAGCGTTCGGCCACGGCCGCGGCCTTGCGCTTTTCGATGAGCGTGACGAGTCTGTCGCGCTCGGCCTCCATGCGCGCAAGGAGCTGCGGTTCGCGCTTGGCGAGCGGGCCGGTGATGATTTTTGCTTTTCCCAGACCGCGCGGATCGCCGTCCTTAGTGAAAAAGGCCGCGAGATAGCTTTCGATACAGTCTGGATGCGGGGCAAGAGCTGCTGCGGCCTCAAGCGAATCGGCGAGCTTGCAGTCGTTGGTCGAACCGCCGCGCAGCATTTTGGCGAGCGCTGGCCACGCGGACGACGGCTCGCCGTCCTCGATGATCGCCGCTTGGATCCGCGCCAGCGTTTCATCTGTCGTCAAACCAAGCGCGGCAAAGACACACGCCTCGTAATCGTCCTGCTCGCGCATGCGCGCGATCTCTTTACGGTGATGCAGCAATTCTTCGCAGAGCGCGTCGAATCCCGCGGCCGAAGTCTCGCGGGCGACAAGCTCCAGCGCTTTTCGCAGCGATCCATTGTCTCGCGTCGCGGCCTCGAGCGCGCGCCGGCGCGCCGCGTCCATCAGCTCGGCGCGCTCCAGATCGTCGACGACGCGGAAGGATGCCGGAACATTGGCTTCGAAGGGAAAGATATGCAGCAGCTTCTCGCAGAAGGCGTGGATGGTCTGGATCTTGAGGCCGCCAGGCGTCTCGACGGCGCGCGCGAAAAGCCGCCGGGCGAAGTCAAGATCGATGCGCGACTCGACGGTTGCGCCCATCTGAGCGATTGCATTGGCCAGCGCCGAATCGTCGAGCGTCGCCCAGCGCGCGAGCGCGTCAAAGACCCGCGAGCCCATATTGGCCGCTGCCGCCTTCGTATAGGTGAGGCAGAGAATCTGCGACGGCCGCGCGCCGGCAAGCAGCAGCCGCAAAACGCGCTGCGCGAGCACATGGGTTTTCCCGGAGCCGGCATGCGCCGACACCCAGGCGGACGTGAACGGATCTGACGCCGTTTGCTGACGCCGGATCGTCAGCGCGCCAACGGGACGCTCGCTCATGCCGCCTCTCCCCCGCCGCGCATCCATTCCTTGACGCGCGCCAGATGGTCGTAGTCGCCGATATCGCTCATAAAAGCCGGATGCGGCCGCGACGCATAAGGCGTCGATTCACTGGAAAACTGCGACAGAAGCACTTCGAGCTGCGCGCGATGCGACGCGACGACGTCGGCGAAGCGCGCATCTTTCCATTCGAGCCAGTGAGTCTCGCCGCCCTTTCGCAAGCCGATATAGGCGGCGCCGGAAACTGGCCGTGGACCGATGTTTTCGAAAGCGCCGGCCTCGATCATCGCCGCCTCCAAGGTCAGCTGCGGCGACCAGCCGGCCTTGACCTGCTTTTTGGACGGCGGCGCGCCCGTCTTATAGTCGAAGACATAGGCTTGGCCCTCTCGATCCACCTCTATGCGATCGGCGATCGCTGTCAGGCGAAAGGTCGTTCCATCGGTGAGCGTGAGCGCGATCTCGCCGCGCGTTTCGACATGGATGTCGCAGTCCAAAGCGCGACGCTCCTGTTCGAAGCTGAACGCATGATCGAGCCCCGCTTCGATGCGCGGCCATTGGAAACTCACGAAAGCGGCATCGGCCATGAAGCCATCGAGTTTCTCGCGCGCGAGATCGCGGAGAACGTCGCGGGCGCCAGAGGGAAGCGCGCCGCGCGGATGGCGCGCGACGAATGCCGCAAGCGCTTCATGTATCGCGACGCCGATTTCTCGCGCGCCGGCCTCCGCGCCGATCGGCGGCAGCGGCGTCAGTTTGAGAATATATTCGGCGAAGATCGCGTAAGGGTCGCGCCGCAGGCGCTCGATGCGGGTGACGCTCAAGCGTTGCGGACGCAGCGCCGCGGGTGGGCGCGGCTGCGGACGTTCGATCGCAATCGTGGTTTTTGGGCGATCGAGCGCAGCGGCGATCGCGAGCATCGCGTCGCCGCGTTTCCTGCAGTCGTCGAACGCGTCGCCGGCAAGCGCCGAGAGACGCGCGATGAAGCGGGAAGGAACGGTCGGCGCGCCATTACGCTTGATGGCGCGGCCGAGCACGACGCGCTCTGCGCCCAAAGCCATGATGAAGTCATGCGCGCTTTGGCCGATGCGTCGCTCCGGCGCCATCAGGCCGAGTTGGGCGCGCATCGAGCGATTGAGAAAAGCTCCGGTGTCCGTCTGCGGCGGCCATACGCCTTCGTCCAGTCCGGCGAGCAAGATGAGGTCGGCCTCGATGAGCCGCGCTTCCAAAGGACCCAGGATCTTCAAGCGCGGATGGGCGCGTCTTGGGCCGCGCAGCATCGTCTCAGAGGCGACGCGGTCGAAGAGCGCCGCGTAGTTTTGAGCGTCAAAGCCTGCCGGCGCCTCAGCGTGCGCGAGCCGATCGAGGAGTTCGAACAGCGCCGACGCGCCCTCTGCATCAGCTTCGTCGGCGCCGGCGATCACGGCTTCAAGCGCGCCGCTGTGCGCGCGCGCGCGGTCCGACAACGAGGATGTTCGCATCAGCGCGGCGAAGGGCGAGAAAGCGGCGTCAATACGCGTGAGCGCGTCTTCGATCGCGCGCCACTCCTCATCGCTGATGCGGCGCGCCGCCGGATGCGCATGCGGCGCGCGCGCCACTTCGCGCGCCGGCGGAACCCGCGCCGCCCAGCCGCCGTCAGGCTGCGCGAATGTGCGCAGCACCCCGATCTCGATGAGCGGCGCGAGCGATGCGACGCGTGCGCGCGAAAGTCCGAGCCCGGTCAGCGGATGGGCGAGCAGCGCGGCGACGTTCACGGCGCCGGCGCGATCGGA
This window of the Methylocystis hirsuta genome carries:
- the addA gene encoding double-strand break repair helicase AddA, giving the protein MSERPVGALTIRRQQTASDPFTSAWVSAHAGSGKTHVLAQRVLRLLLAGARPSQILCLTYTKAAAANMGSRVFDALARWATLDDSALANAIAQMGATVESRIDLDFARRLFARAVETPGGLKIQTIHAFCEKLLHIFPFEANVPASFRVVDDLERAELMDAARRRALEAATRDNGSLRKALELVARETSAAGFDALCEELLHHRKEIARMREQDDYEACVFAALGLTTDETLARIQAAIIEDGEPSSAWPALAKMLRGGSTNDCKLADSLEAAAALAPHPDCIESYLAAFFTKDGDPRGLGKAKIITGPLAKREPQLLARMEAERDRLVTLIEKRKAAAVAERSLALHVLGDAILGEYEHAKRRRGLLDYGDLIEGARRLLHRSSPSWVLYKLDAQIDHILLDEAQDTSPAQWDILAAIADEFCAGAGAREAKGGPPRSFFAVGDEKQSIFSFQGAAPERFDEMRREFGRRFEGVERRFELVTLTQSFRSSPGVLQAVDDIFAIEENRLGLCSDPQEPAPRHEAWKSDVAALIEIWEPIGAEKAQDQSDWRLPLDYVDASDPNERLAERLARKVKALLAPHNGECVEDGGGLRPVEAGDILVLVRKRGPLFEAIIRALKNEHVPVAGADRLNLADHIAVHDLIALGRAALLPQDDLTLACVLKSPFFGFDDDDLIALAPGRRASLIEALEQSEDARCREAAAWLRRLRRDAAALAPFDFYSSVLGPEGGRAQLIARLGGEAEDAIDEFLKLAASFEREQPPSLTAFLAMAESLDLSIKRDMESAGGAVRVMTAHAAKGLEAKIVFLPDTCGAPAGKHDPKLYALGEADDAALLWSIGKDSDPIALQQEREAHRRGERDESQRLLYVALTRAEERLYICGAHGVSGRADGCWYDAIRDALESSCETLPDPLDATATILRRGAVPPRFDLSSRAPPAAAVDVPAFAKTKARPEVTSTPPLRPSSAFAGADLIATGADGVAARRGEAERLLNGRLVHALLQHLPGCAPDHRHSAARRYLSARGGFLDEDRREALAQSALAILADPRLAPLFGPDSTPEVDIVATLENGAVVSGRIDRLAETATEALIAEFKTGRPRAKLEDAHVRQLALYRAAIAPLFPGKRLRCFLIYTQNASVLEADESALANALQRALA
- the addB gene encoding double-strand break repair protein AddB; protein product: MLPRRRNFFTIAPGAPFLKTFASALLDGEIVPALSRDTPPLTMARATIYVPTQRAARALAAEFAQALDRRATLLPRILPLGALEERENAALFAGDFDVEADASLAAPIEELERRLLLSQLILQWAEAIGRALISVDTSGAPNLHESEPLLVASTPSAAYALAAELGALIDELHIEDVSVDRFDALSDDAYSDFWAITTKFLQIALREWPQILADRERIDASAYQKRLVEAQIAELARTPPTAPVIALGSTGAQPATTRLLAAIAGLENGAVVLPGLDQIMSADVWASVGQTERGGEPTFTHPQMMLKRLLAAMGAARDEPRELARLTPTLAARRAFVSQAMAPADATSAWRDYQAAQSGGFAQALEGVIALEAPDERLEALTLALFMREALETPGRTAALVTPDRLVARRVAAELRRFDIEIDDSGGMPLARTSVGALARLIATIGSDRAGAVNVAALLAHPLTGLGLSRARVASLAPLIEIGVLRTFAQPDGGWAARVPPAREVARAPHAHPAARRISDEEWRAIEDALTRIDAAFSPFAALMRTSSLSDRARAHSGALEAVIAGADEADAEGASALFELLDRLAHAEAPAGFDAQNYAALFDRVASETMLRGPRRAHPRLKILGPLEARLIEADLILLAGLDEGVWPPQTDTGAFLNRSMRAQLGLMAPERRIGQSAHDFIMALGAERVVLGRAIKRNGAPTVPSRFIARLSALAGDAFDDCRKRGDAMLAIAAALDRPKTTIAIERPQPRPPAALRPQRLSVTRIERLRRDPYAIFAEYILKLTPLPPIGAEAGAREIGVAIHEALAAFVARHPRGALPSGARDVLRDLAREKLDGFMADAAFVSFQWPRIEAGLDHAFSFEQERRALDCDIHVETRGEIALTLTDGTTFRLTAIADRIEVDREGQAYVFDYKTGAPPSKKQVKAGWSPQLTLEAAMIEAGAFENIGPRPVSGAAYIGLRKGGETHWLEWKDARFADVVASHRAQLEVLLSQFSSESTPYASRPHPAFMSDIGDYDHLARVKEWMRGGGEAA